From the genome of Flavobacterium ovatum, one region includes:
- a CDS encoding circularly permuted type 2 ATP-grasp protein, whose amino-acid sequence MIKLTPNLNPKGWDEMFSKAGVREPYRQVLETLESLNLAQLTQKQKQASDIFMNQGITFTVYSDNNEGIERIFPFDIIPRIITQADWLEVETGIAQRLKALNLFLEDIYNNQNIIKDGIVPAALIASCPHYLQEVHGIKLPHDIHVHIAGIDLIRGADGEFYVLEDNLRCPSGVSYMLENREITKRVFPEMFKSNNVSMVVNYPMIFHNILISLSPRAISNPNVVLLTPGVYNSAYYEHTFLARQMGIPLVEGRDLIVNNNKVYMKTTSGLQQVDVIYRRIDDEYLDPLVFKPDSTLGVPGLISAYKLGNVALVNAVGNGVADDKAVYVYVPDMIKYYLNEEPILKNVPTYQMENKDEREHVFANMENMVIKETNQSGGYGMIMGNKATQEELEAAKIAIVADPRNFIAQPIIQLSTVPCFIDGELKLRHVDLRPYALCGPKGVEIVPGGLTRVALTEGSLVVNSSQGGGSKDTWIMK is encoded by the coding sequence ATGATAAAATTAACACCTAATTTAAACCCAAAAGGATGGGATGAGATGTTTTCTAAGGCTGGAGTGAGGGAACCTTATCGTCAAGTACTTGAAACCTTAGAGAGTTTAAACCTTGCACAACTTACTCAAAAACAAAAGCAGGCCTCAGATATTTTTATGAACCAAGGAATTACTTTTACGGTTTATAGTGACAATAACGAAGGGATCGAACGTATTTTCCCGTTTGACATTATTCCGAGAATCATAACTCAGGCAGATTGGCTAGAAGTAGAAACAGGTATTGCGCAACGATTAAAAGCGTTAAATTTATTTCTAGAAGATATTTACAACAACCAAAATATTATCAAAGACGGAATTGTTCCTGCTGCTTTGATTGCTTCTTGTCCACATTATTTACAAGAAGTACACGGAATTAAACTACCCCATGATATACATGTCCACATTGCTGGAATTGATTTGATACGCGGTGCCGACGGGGAATTTTATGTTCTGGAAGACAATTTGCGTTGCCCTAGTGGTGTGAGTTATATGCTTGAAAATCGAGAAATCACGAAACGCGTATTCCCTGAAATGTTCAAGAGCAACAACGTGAGTATGGTAGTGAACTATCCAATGATATTTCACAATATCTTGATTTCACTCTCTCCTAGAGCAATTTCGAACCCAAATGTAGTTTTACTTACCCCAGGAGTTTACAATTCCGCTTATTATGAACATACCTTTTTGGCACGTCAAATGGGGATTCCATTAGTCGAAGGTCGAGATTTAATTGTAAACAATAATAAAGTCTACATGAAGACTACTTCAGGTTTACAACAAGTGGATGTAATCTATAGAAGAATTGATGACGAATACCTAGATCCATTAGTATTCAAACCAGACAGTACTCTGGGGGTTCCAGGTCTTATAAGTGCCTATAAATTAGGAAATGTAGCACTAGTAAACGCAGTAGGAAACGGAGTAGCAGATGATAAAGCGGTTTATGTTTATGTTCCTGACATGATAAAATATTACCTGAATGAAGAACCTATTCTTAAAAATGTACCTACTTATCAAATGGAAAACAAAGACGAACGGGAACACGTTTTTGCTAACATGGAAAACATGGTCATTAAAGAAACCAATCAAAGTGGAGGTTACGGAATGATTATGGGAAATAAAGCTACCCAAGAAGAACTAGAAGCCGCAAAAATTGCTATTGTTGCCGATCCTAGAAACTTTATTGCCCAACCTATAATCCAATTAAGTACTGTACCTTGTTTTATTGATGGTGAATTAAAATTACGTCATGTAGATTTAAGACCCTATGCTTTATGTGGTCCCAAAGGAGTGGAAATTGTACCCGGTGGACTTACTCGTGTTGCCTTGACTGAAGGCTCATTAGTAGTCAACTCTTCACAAGGAGGGGGCAGCAAGGACACTTGGATTATGAAATAA
- a CDS encoding alpha-E domain-containing protein — MEVNMLSRVADGIYWLNRYMERTHGMLLTLNTQYILSFDQETNDYQGYKPLLEYYTALTTEEINKVQYDTNFVLNYIICDAKNNNSVKCLITKARENARGAQDKITKELWEHINSMYHFMNDPELPNRLKTAEASAILSKINKDFLLYNGIFHVTMPRGIGWSFSIIGKNIERCLQTITFTQAFYKPIDYNLEGEENLLYWRKLLLSLSGYELYMKSYSNIPHNRKVVQQVIFNKDFAHSVIYTLGLIETSLNNLFKDNHLSEARTMRNHFGRLKSAVEFTDYHNLTDEQLEHILEDTKTQLYNFSADFSKLFFSYT, encoded by the coding sequence ATGGAAGTAAATATGCTTAGCCGCGTGGCGGATGGAATCTATTGGCTTAATAGATATATGGAAAGGACTCATGGAATGTTACTTACCTTAAACACTCAATACATTTTATCTTTCGACCAAGAAACTAATGACTATCAAGGCTATAAACCGCTACTAGAATATTATACCGCATTAACTACTGAAGAAATAAACAAGGTACAATACGATACTAACTTTGTTTTAAATTACATTATTTGTGATGCAAAAAACAACAACTCTGTCAAGTGCCTGATTACAAAGGCTCGCGAAAATGCCAGAGGTGCTCAAGATAAGATTACCAAAGAATTATGGGAACACATCAACTCGATGTACCATTTTATGAATGACCCAGAGCTGCCTAACCGACTAAAAACGGCCGAAGCAAGTGCAATATTATCTAAAATAAATAAAGATTTTTTATTATATAACGGGATATTTCACGTGACTATGCCACGTGGTATTGGTTGGAGTTTTTCTATCATCGGAAAAAATATCGAACGCTGTTTGCAAACCATTACTTTCACTCAGGCCTTTTACAAACCTATTGATTATAACTTAGAAGGGGAAGAAAATTTATTGTACTGGAGAAAGCTTTTGTTATCACTATCTGGTTATGAATTGTACATGAAGAGCTATAGCAATATTCCCCATAACCGTAAAGTAGTGCAACAAGTAATTTTCAATAAAGATTTTGCGCATTCAGTTATCTATACTTTGGGATTGATTGAAACCAGTTTGAATAATTTATTCAAGGACAATCATTTGAGCGAAGCTAGAACAATGCGAAATCATTTTGGAAGATTAAAGAGTGCGGTAGAGTTTACGGATTACCATAATTTAACAGATGAACAATTAGAACATATACTAGAGGATACAAAGACTCAATTATATAACTTTTCAGCTGATTTTTCTAAACTATTCTTTTCTTATACTTAA
- a CDS encoding transglutaminase family protein: MAVFKIVHITKYQYNWPIKESINEIRLYPHNFVNQDVLQFQLLITNNPEVAVSTDSFGNKVGNFSTLESHSEMVIESRMLVRVNHSLKIPEIDNDTIQDLQKEKQKSIALLRCSYPEVISKQNIIDEILNEIGIENKSIVTLAQECSAYIYNRFTYTKGITTINTTVDEILETREGVCQDFAHVLLQLLRTRGIPARYVSGYICPNKAGLRGEGATHAWVEVFSPSQGWLGIDPTNNIWTMDNHVKLSVGLNFNDCTPVKGTFKGLAIQSLSVFVSIGYEDGRHFEEFNDVQQEEIPDDVKAQLDYIEQTRQQHIQQQ, encoded by the coding sequence ATGGCAGTATTCAAAATCGTACACATCACAAAATATCAATACAATTGGCCTATCAAAGAGAGTATTAACGAAATACGTCTATATCCTCATAATTTTGTCAACCAAGATGTATTGCAATTTCAGCTTTTGATTACTAACAACCCAGAAGTGGCTGTCTCTACAGATAGTTTCGGGAATAAAGTCGGTAATTTTAGCACGCTTGAAAGCCATTCTGAAATGGTCATTGAAAGCCGTATGCTGGTACGCGTCAACCACTCGTTAAAAATTCCTGAGATTGACAATGATACTATACAAGATTTGCAAAAAGAAAAGCAAAAAAGTATCGCACTTCTCCGCTGTTCTTATCCTGAAGTCATTTCAAAACAAAATATAATTGACGAAATTCTTAACGAAATTGGCATTGAAAATAAATCCATTGTTACATTAGCGCAAGAATGTAGCGCCTATATTTACAATCGCTTTACCTATACCAAAGGGATAACTACCATCAATACTACAGTAGATGAAATTCTAGAAACAAGAGAAGGTGTTTGCCAAGATTTTGCACATGTATTACTACAACTATTGAGAACAAGAGGAATTCCTGCTCGTTATGTAAGTGGTTATATTTGCCCTAACAAAGCTGGATTAAGAGGAGAAGGAGCAACTCATGCTTGGGTAGAAGTTTTCTCCCCTTCGCAAGGCTGGCTAGGCATTGACCCTACCAACAACATTTGGACCATGGACAATCACGTCAAACTGTCGGTCGGTTTAAATTTTAATGACTGTACACCCGTAAAGGGAACTTTTAAAGGACTAGCCATACAATCGTTATCTGTTTTTGTGTCCATTGGATATGAAGATGGAAGGCATTTTGAAGAATTCAACGACGTGCAACAAGAGGAAATACCAGACGATGTGAAGGCGCAATTAGATTATATTGAACAAACTCGCCAGCAACACATACAACAACAATAA
- a CDS encoding aspartate kinase — MKTVSSIVENYIKTKPFLLNALSLGIINLTSLSRNIMSELESEFGKEVKQGAVVMSLKRLTEELDFRLNHKINKVIKNIGEITVRSALTDYAFAVSETVLNKQAELISDINAFPDVFYTSSRGVNEINIVVSNSVNSLVDKHFVNEKLLQKIDNLASITVKLPKENIVIPGIYYFIFQRLAWEGIIINEVISTSNEFTILVSEEQVDVAFKVIKDLKN; from the coding sequence ATGAAAACTGTATCGTCAATTGTAGAGAATTACATTAAGACAAAGCCATTTTTATTGAACGCTTTATCTCTAGGGATTATTAATTTGACATCACTGTCTAGAAATATCATGTCAGAACTAGAAAGTGAATTTGGAAAAGAAGTGAAACAAGGAGCTGTGGTGATGTCTCTAAAGCGATTAACAGAGGAGTTAGACTTTAGACTCAACCATAAAATTAATAAGGTAATCAAGAATATTGGTGAGATTACGGTACGTTCTGCTTTGACGGATTATGCCTTTGCAGTTTCTGAAACCGTTTTGAATAAACAAGCGGAATTAATTTCAGACATCAATGCTTTTCCAGATGTGTTTTATACTTCTTCTCGCGGGGTTAATGAAATCAATATTGTGGTTAGTAACAGTGTGAATTCACTAGTAGATAAACACTTTGTAAACGAAAAATTACTTCAAAAAATCGACAATTTAGCATCAATTACAGTTAAATTGCCAAAAGAAAATATCGTGATTCCAGGGATTTATTATTTCATTTTCCAACGTTTGGCTTGGGAAGGAATTATTATCAATGAGGTTATATCAACATCCAATGAATTTACAATTTTAGTGAGCGAAGAACAAGTTGATGTTGCTTTCAAAGTAATCAAAGATTTGAAAAACTAA
- a CDS encoding YraN family protein has product MAAHNELGKLGEEMAANFLKENGYAILDTNWRFQKAEIDIVCRINDILVVVEVKTRSSIEIGLPIDAVTSKKIRLLTRAIDEYVCAKNLDVDVRFDVISIHKEYNSFVIEHLTDAFYHF; this is encoded by the coding sequence ATGGCTGCACACAATGAATTAGGGAAATTAGGCGAAGAAATGGCTGCAAATTTTCTAAAAGAAAACGGATATGCTATTTTAGACACCAATTGGCGTTTTCAAAAGGCCGAAATCGATATAGTTTGTAGGATTAACGACATACTGGTTGTTGTTGAAGTAAAGACTCGTTCATCAATAGAAATTGGTTTACCAATTGATGCGGTTACTTCAAAGAAAATCCGACTACTTACAAGGGCTATAGACGAATACGTATGCGCAAAAAACCTAGATGTTGATGTTCGTTTTGATGTGATTTCTATCCATAAAGAATATAATTCCTTTGTAATAGAACACCTTACAGACGCTTTTTATCATTTTTAA
- a CDS encoding LD-carboxypeptidase yields MITPAYLQKGDTVAIVSTARKNNVDNLKPSIDLLHSWGLEVSIGKTIGLEENQLAGSDEERAADFQTQMDNPNIKAIWCVRGGYGTVRIIDLLDFTKFKESPKWIVGFSDVTVLHNHLNTMGYKSIHGIMPITVPRATKEAVESMRISLFGEQLSYDIPSDPMNRCGVATGELVGGNLSILYSLFGSQSSIDCSDKILFIEDLDEYLYHVDRMMMNLRRNGCLESIKGILVGAMSTMKDNDIPWGKNALQIIDDVTKKYNIPIIFNFPAGHIRDNRALILGNVVTIDVNSTKSTVVFE; encoded by the coding sequence AATGTTGATAATTTGAAACCTTCGATTGATTTATTACACAGTTGGGGACTTGAAGTTAGTATAGGAAAAACAATTGGACTCGAAGAAAACCAGTTAGCAGGGAGTGATGAAGAGCGTGCCGCCGATTTTCAAACTCAAATGGATAATCCTAATATCAAGGCTATTTGGTGTGTTCGTGGCGGATATGGCACAGTTCGAATCATTGATTTGTTGGATTTCACAAAGTTTAAAGAAAGTCCAAAATGGATTGTAGGTTTTAGTGATGTCACCGTTTTACACAATCATTTGAATACCATGGGCTATAAATCGATTCATGGTATAATGCCAATTACTGTCCCTAGAGCTACTAAGGAAGCTGTAGAAAGCATGCGAATATCATTGTTTGGGGAACAATTGAGTTATGATATTCCATCCGATCCTATGAATCGCTGTGGAGTAGCAACTGGAGAGCTCGTAGGGGGAAATTTATCTATCTTATATAGTTTGTTTGGTTCTCAATCATCTATTGATTGTAGCGACAAAATTCTTTTTATTGAAGATTTAGACGAGTATTTGTATCATGTGGATCGAATGATGATGAATCTAAGACGTAATGGTTGTCTCGAAAGTATCAAAGGGATTCTGGTAGGTGCTATGAGTACTATGAAAGATAACGATATTCCTTGGGGTAAAAATGCGTTGCAGATTATTGATGATGTAACCAAGAAATATAACATTCCAATTATTTTTAATTTTCCTGCTGGACACATACGAGACAATCGAGCTTTAATTTTAGGTAATGTGGTTACAATTGATGTAAATTCGACTAAATCGACCGTAGTTTTTGAGTAA